A DNA window from Oncorhynchus tshawytscha isolate Ot180627B linkage group LG13, Otsh_v2.0, whole genome shotgun sequence contains the following coding sequences:
- the LOC112265659 gene encoding WSC domain-containing protein 1-like: MAKPLYRLQRFLRRTQLFLLFLGVAYIMAGSVLLLQRANLVVTQRGATSPPLSSLPSLPSPPWTLRMPPVRVGGYGGRSSQIISRGQGYQPGSPLDDRTGTRWLMSRNLEIRHLRRRWFHSLMTEKDMSQVERSTPRRNVPQKGSYMGCFLDNSKERALRGSVSTDFRKMTSTMCQDTCSASGYQFAGLEYGSECYCGNHITSLRVRDEECNLDCKGEKGSPCGGVGRLSVFTVEDVLPGQRRYRNVRYRGCFREPENSSSTSLVHVLQPNLTSQSCIEACMNKEFPLAMLRSSDCFCGYATTDFTLHEPAEEEHCSQSNTTEASLPSTLQRFYQVYQTPVQDSRCTERKFLPEKSSSLVALSSFPGAGNTWVRHLIELATGYYTGSYYFDGTLYNRGFKGEKDYWKSGRTICVKTHESGRREIEMYDSVILLIRSPYRSLMAEFNRKCAGHLGYASDQHWKTKEWPEFVGSYASWWASHVLDWLRFGRRVLVVHFEELQTALVPQLRSITSFLNTTVTEDKLLCAESNQDGHFKRSGVRQPTFDPFTPDMRGLIDGLIHAVDQALRDSNHTGLPLEYLPR, translated from the exons ATGGCCAAGCCCCTCTACAGACTGCAGCGTTTCCTCCGGAGGACCCAGCTGTTCCTGCTCTTCCTGGGTGTGGCCTACATCATGGCAGGGAGCGTCCTGCTGCTCCAACGGGCCAACCTGGTGGTGACCCAGCGAGGGGCCACCAGCCCTCCACTGTCCTCCCTGCCCTCCTTACCCTCACCACCCTGGACCCTGAGGATGCCACCCGTGAGGGTAGGAGGCTACGGGGGCAGGAGCTCACAGATCATTTCCAGGGGACAGGGGTACCAGCCTGGGAGCCCGTTGGATGACAGGACTGGAACACGCTGGCTCATGTCGAGGAATCTGGAGATCCGACACCTGCGGCGGCGCTGGTTCCACAGCCTGATGACGGAGAAGGATATGTCACAGGTGGAGAGGAGCACCCCCAGGAGGAATGTGCCTCAGAAAG GTTCTTACATGGGCTGCTTCCTGGACAATTCCAAGGAGCGGGCTTTGAGAGGATCTGTATCCACTGATTTCCGCAAAATGACCAGCACCATGTGCCAGGATACCTGCTCAGCGAG TGGCTACCAGTTTGCTGGTCTGGAGTATGGGTCGGAGTGTTACTGTGGCAACCACATCACCAGCCTGCGTGTGAGAGACGAGGAGTGTAACTTGGACTGTAAAGGGGAGAAAGGCTCCCCCTGTGGAGGTGTTGGGCGCCTGTCAGTGTTCACGGTGGAGGATGTGCTTCCAGGCCAGAGGAGAT ACAGGAACGTGCGCTACCGCGGCTGCTTCAGGGAGCCTGAGAACAGCTCCTCTACATCTCTGGTCCATGTGCTCCAGCCCAACCTCACCTCCCAGTCCTGCATAGAGGCCTGCATGAACAAG GAGTTTCCTCTGGCTATGCTGAGGAGTTCGGACTGTTTCTGTGGTTACGCTACTACTGACTTCACTCTCCATGAGCCGGCTGAGGAGGAGCACTGTTCACAGAGCAACACCACTGAGGCCTCCTTACCATCAACCCTCCAGCGCTTCTACCAGGTCTACCAGACACCTGTCCAAG ACTCCAGATGCACAGAGAGGAAGTTCCTACCGGAGAAGTCCAGTTCATTGGTAGCGCTCTCCAGCTTCCCAGGAGCAGGCAACACCTGGGTCAGACACCTCATAGAGTTGGCCACAGGATACTACACAGGCAGCTACTACTTTGATGGAACCCTTTACAACAGAG GCTTCAAAGGCGAGAAGGATTACTGGAAGAGTGGTCGGACCATCTGTGTGAAAACACatgagagtgggaggagagagatagagatgtatGACTCTGTCATCCTGCTGATCAGGAGCCCGTACCGTTCCCTCATGGCTGAGTTCAACAGGAAGTGTGCAGGACATCTGGGATACGCCTCTGATCAGCACTGGAAGACCAAAG AGTGGCCTGAGTTTGTAGGCAGCTACGCCTCCTGGTGGGCGTCGCACGTACTGGACTGGCTGCGGTTCGGCCGGCGGGTCCTAGTGGTCCACTTTGAGGAACTCCAGACAGCGTTGGTGCCCCAGCTACGATCCATCACCTCCTTCCTCAACACCACAGTGACAGAGGACAAACTGCTGTGTGCCGAGAGCAACCAGGATGGACACTTCAAACGTTCCGGGGTCCGGCAGCCCACCTTCGACCCTTTCACACCCGACATGAGAGGACTGATAGATGGACTGATCCATGCGGTGGACCAGGCTCTCCGGGACAGCAACCACACAGGCCTTCCACTGGAGTACCTGCCCAGATGA